In one Oryza glaberrima chromosome 2, OglaRS2, whole genome shotgun sequence genomic region, the following are encoded:
- the LOC127764483 gene encoding la protein 1-like, with product MAAATAAPSIDEAKAKSVLRQVEFYFSDSNLPRDKFLRETVEQREDGFVSLALICSFARMKSHLGLDAAVKPETVPEETVLAVAEVLRRSQMLRISEDGKMVGRTSELLKADEIIEQVDSRTVAASPLPYNVKLEDVQSFFAQYAKVNSVRLPRHIANKKHFCGTALVEFSEEEEAKSVLENNLFFTGANLEIKPKKEFDAETESKKEAYEKAHPKKDEQNEGYPKGLIVAFKLKRITVDGGVQQNSADNDTATEEETPKSMKKTSTGESEERTTANSDTEEQKSSDDMTEAKEVNAGEATESGDKCTVDALLESEKKGDNETSSKDDRGLSGKANSPISREDLKEAFKKFGTVRYVDFSIGDDSGYLRFEDSKAAEKARMSAVLADEGGLIVKDHIVTLEPVTGEAEKDYWNTIRSIQGKYKDNRSYKGRTGKSYRGGKQFNGKRGRHSDSSEKGANKTQKVEAAA from the exons atggccgccgccaccgcggcgccgtCGATCGACGAGGCCAAGGCGAAGAGCGTTCTCCGCCAG GTGGAGTTCTACTTCAGCGACAGCAACCTCCCGCGCGATAAGTTCCTGAGGGAGACGGTCGAGCAGCGCGAAGATGGAT TTGTAAGCTTGGCTTTGATATGCTCTTTCGCGCGGATGAAGTCGCACCTGGGGCTGGACGCCGCCGTGAAGCCCGAAACTGTGCCAGAGGAGACAGTGCTCGCAGTAGCAGAGGTGCTACGTCGTTCCCAGATGCTTCGTATCTCGGAGGATG GAAAAATGGTTGGTCGAACTAGTGAGCTGTTGAAGGCAGATGAAATCATCGAGCAAGTGGACTCAAGGACAGTTGCTGCGTCACCATTGCCTTACAATGTAAAGCTGGAAGATGTCCAATCTTTCTTCGCGCAATACGCAAAG GTAAATAGTGTCAGGCTACCACGCCATATCGCAAACAAAAAACACTTCTGTGGCACTGCCTTAGTTGAATTTTCAGAAGAGGAGGAAGCGAAAAGTGTTTTGGAGAATAATTTGTTCTTTACAGGGGCAAATCTGGAAATAAAACCAAA GAAGGAATTTGATGCTGAAACAGAATCTAAAAAAGAAGCATATGAAAAGGCACATCCTAAGAAGGACGAGCAGAATGAAGG CTATCCTAAAGGCCTAATTGTGGCCTTCAAATTGAAGAGAATCACGGTTGATGGTGGGGTGCAACAAAACAGTGCAGACAATGATACTGCCACTGAAGAAGAAACTCCAAAGTCCATGAAGAAAACATCAACTGGGGAATCTGAAGAGAGGACTACTGCGAACAGTGATACGGAGGAACAGAAGTCATCAGACGACATGACTGAAGCGAAAGAAGTGAATGCTGGGGAAGCTACAGAATCTGGTGACAAGTGCACAGTTGATGCCTTGCTAGAAAGTGAAAAGAAGGGTGATAATGAAACATCGAGCAAGGATGACAGAGGCCTCTCTGGCAAAGCGAATAGTCCAATCTCAAGGGAAGATCTAAAAGAAGCGTTCAAAAAATTTGGAACAGTTCGG TATGTGGACTTCAGTATCGGGGATGATTCGGGATACCTTCGTTTCGAGGATTCCAAGGCAGCTGAAAAAGCCCGTATGTCTGCTGTATTAGCTGATGAAGGTGGCTTGATAGTTAAAGACCACATTGTTACCTTGGAGCCAGTGACTG gTGAAGCTGAGAAGGATTATTGGAATACCATACGCAGCATTCAAGGGAAATACAAGGACAATAGGAGTTACAAAGGAAG
- the LOC127762188 gene encoding zinc finger protein HD1-like has protein sequence MEAAEDKAMVVGVGGAVAAGYSSSSSWGLGTRACDSCGAEAARLYCRADGAFLCARCDARAHGAGSRHARVWLCEVCEHAPAAVTCRADAAALCAACDADIHSANPLARRHERLPVAPFFGPLADAPQPFPFSQAAADAAAAREEDADDDRSNEAEAASWLLPEPDDNSHEDSAAAADAFFADTGAYLGVDLDFARSMDGIKAIGVPVAPPELDLTAGSLFYPEHSMAHSLSSSEVAIVPDALSAGAAAPPMVVVVASKGKEREARLMRYREKRKNRRFDKTIRYASRKAYAETRPRIKGRFAKRTADADDDDEAPCSPAFSALAASDGVVPSF, from the exons atggaggcggcggaggacaaggcgatggtggtgggagtgggaggagcggtggcggcggggtactcctcctcgtcgtcgtgggGGCTGGGGACGCGGGCGTGCGACTCgtgcggcgcggaggcggcgcggctctACTGCCGCGCGGACGGGGCGTTCCTGTGCGCCCGGTGCGACGCGCGGGCGCACGGCGCCGGGTCGCGCCACGCGCGGGTGTGGCTGTGCGAGGTGTGCGAgcacgcgcccgccgccgtcacgtGCCGGGCGGACGCCGCGGCGCTGTGCGCCGCCTGCGACGCCGACATCCACTCGGCGAACCCGCTCGCGCGCAGGCACGAGCGCCTCCCCGTCGCGCCCTTCTTCGGCCCGCTCGCCGACGCGCCGCAgcccttccccttctcccaGGCCGCCGCGgatgccgccgcggcgcgggaggaggatgcggacgatgaccggagcaacgaggccgaggcggcgtcGTGGCTTCTCCCCGAGCCCGACGACAATAGCCACGAGGATagcgccgcagccgccgacgCGTTCTTCGCCGACACCGGCGCGTATCTCGGCGTCGACCTGGACTTCGCCCGGTCCATGGACGGAATCAAGGCCATCGGGGTACCGGTCGCGCCGCCCGAGCTGGACCTCACCGCCGGCAGCCTTTTCTACCCCGAACACTCCATGGCCCACAGC TTGTCGTCGTCGGAGGTCGCGATCGTACCGGACGCGCTgtcggcgggcgcggcggcgccgcccatggtggtggtggtggcgagcaaggggaaggagagggaggcgcggcTGATGCGGTACAGGGAGAAGCGCAAGAACCGGCGGTTCGACAAGACCATCCGGTACGCGTCCCGCAAGGCGTACGCCGAGACGCGGCCGCGCATCAAGGGCCGGTTCGCCAAGcgcaccgccgacgccgacgacgacgacgaggcgccATGCTCGCCGGCGTTCTCCGCCCTCGCCGCGTCGGACGGCGTCGTGCCGTCGTTCTGA